In Desulfopila inferna, a single window of DNA contains:
- a CDS encoding PaaI family thioesterase produces the protein MQLAVKGKQPNSKMCFVCGTDNGFGLKSRFYELENGDLLARFMPAPEHQGYPGRLHGGIAAAILDETIGRAIMMKYSGTVWGVTVDFSMKLKKPVPLHGEIQVLARITRDRKKIFEGSGEIVLADGSEAITAAGKYLKMEIDTITDTDFEQESWEVSYDAQDPEAVRLG, from the coding sequence ATGCAATTAGCAGTTAAGGGAAAACAGCCTAATTCTAAAATGTGTTTTGTCTGCGGTACGGACAATGGTTTCGGTCTGAAGAGCAGGTTTTACGAGCTGGAAAACGGGGATCTTCTGGCGCGGTTTATGCCCGCCCCTGAACATCAGGGATACCCCGGCCGCCTGCATGGCGGCATAGCTGCGGCCATTCTCGACGAGACGATCGGCAGGGCCATCATGATGAAATATTCCGGCACTGTCTGGGGCGTTACCGTGGATTTTTCCATGAAACTGAAAAAGCCGGTTCCGCTGCATGGGGAAATTCAGGTTCTGGCCCGAATAACCAGGGACAGGAAAAAGATTTTTGAAGGAAGTGGAGAAATAGTGCTGGCCGACGGCAGTGAGGCTATTACCGCAGCCGGAAAATATCTGAAAATGGAGATTGATACCATAACCGATACCGATTTTGAACAGGAGTCCTGGGAGGTCAGCTATGATGCCCAGGATCCTGAAGCAGTAAGATTGGGCTAG
- the cmk gene encoding (d)CMP kinase: protein MLPHQQIITIDGPSGVGKSSVSRRVASKLGYTYLDTGAMYRGVGLFFYRSGIEVDDEAKIAPRLKEIDILLIPPTSTNGDVGVILNGEDVSAQIRTPEMAMIASKISALPCVRSFLTDIQRKLAQSGKIVAEGRDMGTVVFPQAAHKFFLDADARERCSRRVIQLREKGIEVDGEEMLEMIRERDRNDSRRAVAPLKKADDAQLINTTVLTFEQVCEEILSAVARKAGSTVHPAEPK, encoded by the coding sequence ATGCTCCCACATCAGCAGATCATAACGATTGACGGACCATCCGGTGTCGGCAAATCTTCCGTAAGCCGAAGGGTTGCCTCGAAGTTGGGATATACCTATTTAGACACTGGAGCAATGTACAGAGGGGTTGGGCTTTTCTTTTATCGATCCGGCATAGAAGTGGACGATGAAGCAAAGATAGCGCCCAGGTTGAAGGAAATAGATATACTCTTAATTCCCCCGACATCAACCAATGGTGATGTCGGCGTCATTCTCAATGGTGAGGATGTCAGCGCTCAGATTAGAACGCCGGAAATGGCGATGATCGCTTCGAAAATCTCGGCGTTACCCTGTGTTCGCAGCTTTTTAACGGATATTCAGCGAAAACTGGCCCAATCCGGTAAAATTGTCGCTGAGGGAAGAGATATGGGAACTGTTGTTTTTCCTCAGGCCGCGCATAAGTTTTTTCTTGATGCCGATGCTCGGGAACGCTGCAGCCGCCGTGTAATTCAGTTGAGAGAAAAAGGGATAGAGGTGGATGGGGAAGAAATGCTGGAGATGATCAGGGAGAGAGACAGGAATGACAGCCGACGAGCCGTTGCTCCGTTAAAAAAAGCCGACGATGCTCAACTTATCAATACCACTGTGCTAACTTTTGAACAGGTCTGTGAAGAAATACTTTCAGCAGTAGCCCGGAAGGCCGGGAGCACTGTACACCCGGCCGAACCGAAATAG
- a CDS encoding 3-oxoacyl-ACP synthase III, which yields MLQYSHVCLHTFGYELPPRILTSEEIERRLSPVYERLKLPQGRLELMSGIHQRRLWEEGTRPSEAAARAGRKVLEEGGISPDSIECLIFTSVCKDMMEPATASFVHEMLGISPHCLLFDISNACLGFLDGMVMLANMIELGQVENGLVVSGETAEELITSTIETMLADEKLNRKTIKPAFASLTIGSGAMAVFMNRAEAKGGEIKLTHGTWRANTQYSNLCHGGQNSRETILMETNSEELLHRGVETAESTWRSFSSQPGWSGEEIDRFFCHQVGSAHAKLLFDTLRLDSTKNFETLATLGNVGSVSAPITMAMAIEEGAFSAGQKGALLGIGSGINCLMLGVEWTS from the coding sequence ATGTTACAATATTCCCACGTTTGCCTCCATACCTTCGGCTATGAATTGCCTCCACGAATACTTACCTCGGAAGAAATTGAGAGGCGCCTCTCGCCCGTGTATGAAAGATTGAAGCTGCCGCAGGGCAGGCTTGAATTGATGAGCGGTATACACCAAAGACGCCTCTGGGAAGAGGGAACGCGCCCGAGTGAAGCTGCCGCACGTGCCGGCAGAAAGGTCCTGGAGGAAGGTGGAATTTCCCCCGACTCCATCGAGTGCCTGATTTTCACCTCCGTTTGCAAAGACATGATGGAGCCGGCCACGGCATCCTTTGTTCATGAAATGCTGGGTATCTCTCCTCATTGCCTTCTCTTTGATATCTCCAATGCCTGTCTCGGTTTTCTCGATGGAATGGTGATGCTTGCCAACATGATTGAGTTGGGACAGGTTGAAAATGGTCTTGTCGTTTCCGGAGAGACTGCCGAAGAATTGATCACCTCGACCATTGAAACGATGCTGGCCGATGAGAAGCTTAATCGCAAAACCATAAAACCCGCCTTTGCTTCACTGACCATCGGCTCGGGTGCTATGGCTGTATTTATGAACCGTGCAGAGGCGAAGGGTGGCGAGATCAAGCTGACCCACGGTACCTGGCGGGCCAACACTCAATATTCCAACCTCTGTCATGGGGGGCAGAACAGCAGGGAGACGATATTGATGGAGACCAACTCCGAAGAGTTGCTGCATCGTGGAGTGGAAACCGCCGAGTCAACCTGGCGCTCCTTTTCCTCACAGCCAGGCTGGTCCGGAGAGGAGATAGACAGGTTTTTCTGCCACCAGGTCGGCTCGGCTCATGCCAAGCTGCTTTTTGATACATTGCGGCTCGACAGCACTAAAAATTTCGAAACCCTGGCGACACTGGGGAATGTTGGATCTGTATCCGCTCCCATTACTATGGCCATGGCAATAGAAGAAGGGGCCTTCAGTGCGGGGCAGAAAGGAGCTCTCCTGGGTATCGGCAGCGGCATCAACTGCCTGATGCTTGGTGTTGAATGGACCTCCTGA
- a CDS encoding Hpt domain-containing protein, whose translation MVNRNAAGESPANVHREKLRDHFKSTYRFTEDQIDALLESTAQSMNATLGSLYAALEKESSSEEISRLWHTMKGLLLNMGEQQWAEVARELENAAGRGEKRDYRKMVRIIHQGVEDIL comes from the coding sequence ATGGTGAACAGGAACGCTGCAGGTGAATCTCCTGCCAATGTACACAGGGAGAAGCTGAGGGATCATTTTAAATCAACCTACAGATTCACTGAAGACCAGATAGATGCACTGCTCGAAAGTACTGCACAATCAATGAATGCTACCCTGGGATCCCTTTACGCGGCGCTGGAGAAAGAGAGCAGCTCCGAAGAAATATCCCGTCTGTGGCACACCATGAAGGGGCTGCTGCTCAATATGGGAGAGCAGCAATGGGCTGAAGTAGCCAGAGAGCTTGAAAACGCCGCAGGCCGGGGTGAAAAAAGAGATTACAGAAAAATGGTGAGGATCATTCACCAGGGTGTGGAGGATATCCTGTAA
- a CDS encoding energy-coupling factor ABC transporter ATP-binding protein, translating to MSDPHFIELSDISYSFSAETPPLLHDINFTIGKEKIGLIGPNGSGKTTLFHIIMGLLRPSGGKIFFKGEEISTQKQFKPLRREVGFLFQSSDDQLFSPTVLEDVAFGPLNLGFSIDEARQISLDTLKDLGLEGFENRITHKLSGGEKKLVALATILAMKPRLLLLDEPTNNLDLEILSRLTDILNTLELPFVIISHDWDFLAETTSSLYTIDHGHLHKCGEDHIHEHRHVHPYGDRPHQHKD from the coding sequence GCTATAGCTTTTCCGCGGAAACTCCTCCTCTTCTCCACGATATTAACTTCACCATCGGAAAAGAAAAAATAGGGCTGATCGGTCCCAACGGCAGCGGTAAAACAACTCTTTTCCACATCATAATGGGGCTACTCCGCCCCAGTGGAGGAAAGATCTTCTTCAAAGGTGAAGAGATTTCCACACAAAAACAATTTAAGCCGTTGCGCAGGGAAGTGGGTTTTCTTTTTCAGAGCTCCGATGACCAGCTCTTTTCGCCAACCGTACTTGAAGATGTCGCCTTTGGCCCACTCAACCTCGGCTTCAGCATCGATGAAGCGCGGCAGATCTCTCTGGACACCCTGAAAGACCTCGGCCTTGAGGGATTCGAGAATCGCATTACCCATAAATTATCAGGAGGTGAGAAGAAACTGGTGGCCCTGGCGACCATTCTCGCCATGAAACCCAGGCTCCTTCTCCTTGATGAACCAACCAACAACCTCGACCTCGAGATTCTCTCCCGGCTCACCGACATACTCAACACCCTGGAGCTGCCCTTTGTCATCATTTCCCATGACTGGGATTTCCTGGCCGAGACAACCTCCTCGCTCTATACCATTGACCATGGACATCTCCACAAGTGTGGAGAAGATCATATTCATGAACATCGCCACGTTCACCCCTATGGTGATCGGCCCCACCAACACAAAGACTGA
- the rlmKL gene encoding bifunctional 23S rRNA (guanine(2069)-N(7))-methyltransferase RlmK/23S rRNA (guanine(2445)-N(2))-methyltransferase RlmL: MAGDFKFIAGCAAGIEGLAGEEITSFGGTGVDVAVGVVGWRGTLETAYRACLWSRYASRVLLEIHSLSIDDGDDLYSQCRNIDWSAHLDNSMTFAVSSTLGKNAVIPHSHYAALRVKDAVVDFFRDTCGDRPNISRDKPDLKIHLHVHENTAQLYIDLGGESLHRRGYRETGGVAPLKETLAAAIVALSGWNSGVSSRTTFLDPMCGSGTLLIEAALLWSDSAPGLSRTYFGFNKWRGHNDVLWTDLVNEAVAVEEKSFAGKWPRIIGYDSDPAVVATARKNIAKAGLEDKIEVHCKDVAFLRPPSDEGFFVSNLPYGERLSEKEEVRFLYNCVGRILRDLFKNWRAGIFISDPDVADQFNIDIESNYRLFNGPISCRLLVGKVISDEAPPFHWQIKDDTEVEEGSDFANRLKKNFKKISNWASNNSISCFRVYDRDLPEYNVAIDIYEKWILVQEYMPPASIDADLAKKRFSNVLSSLRHIFQIRRDRIFLKQRRRQRGKSQYQKREIKIRYHQVREGECYFLVNFQNYLDTGLFLDHRPLRAKIAELANGKRFLNLFGYTGAATVHAAKGGAALTTTVDLSGTYLEWARKNLALNGLSLKRHETIKQDCLSWLREAHGEYDLIYIDPPTFSNTKKKNLVFDVQRSHAELIDRASRLLTEHGVILFSTNYKGFKMDRQILTDFVLGDISKETIPFDFQRNRSIHSCWKIIKKR, translated from the coding sequence ATGGCTGGGGACTTTAAATTCATAGCCGGCTGTGCTGCCGGAATAGAGGGTTTGGCCGGAGAGGAAATCACCTCTTTCGGAGGTACAGGGGTAGATGTGGCGGTTGGAGTGGTCGGCTGGCGGGGCACCCTGGAAACGGCATATCGCGCCTGCCTGTGGTCCCGCTATGCCTCCAGAGTGCTGCTGGAAATACACTCCCTGAGTATTGATGACGGGGATGATTTATATAGTCAATGCAGAAATATTGACTGGTCTGCACATCTGGACAACAGTATGACTTTTGCGGTTTCCTCCACACTGGGAAAGAATGCGGTGATTCCGCACAGCCATTATGCGGCTCTGCGGGTAAAAGATGCCGTAGTTGATTTTTTCCGTGATACATGCGGTGATAGGCCGAATATATCAAGGGATAAGCCGGATCTGAAAATTCATCTGCATGTTCATGAAAATACCGCTCAGCTCTATATTGATCTCGGCGGTGAAAGCCTGCATAGAAGGGGATATAGAGAAACCGGCGGTGTCGCGCCCTTGAAAGAAACGCTGGCGGCGGCCATCGTTGCCCTGTCGGGATGGAACAGCGGGGTATCTTCTCGAACGACATTCCTGGATCCGATGTGCGGTTCGGGAACACTTTTGATAGAAGCTGCTCTGCTCTGGAGTGATTCCGCACCCGGACTGTCTCGCACATATTTCGGGTTCAATAAATGGCGAGGGCACAATGACGTTTTGTGGACGGACCTGGTTAATGAAGCAGTGGCTGTGGAAGAAAAAAGTTTTGCCGGGAAATGGCCGAGAATAATCGGTTATGACAGTGATCCCGCAGTGGTTGCCACGGCACGTAAAAACATAGCAAAGGCCGGGCTAGAAGACAAGATAGAGGTGCACTGTAAAGATGTCGCCTTTTTACGGCCGCCCAGTGATGAGGGATTTTTTGTTTCCAATCTTCCCTACGGCGAGCGCTTGTCTGAAAAAGAAGAGGTAAGGTTCCTTTACAACTGTGTGGGCAGGATTCTACGCGATCTTTTCAAAAACTGGAGGGCAGGAATTTTTATCTCCGATCCCGACGTTGCCGACCAGTTCAATATTGACATTGAAAGTAATTACCGACTATTCAATGGTCCGATCTCCTGCCGCCTGCTGGTCGGCAAGGTGATTTCCGATGAAGCACCTCCCTTCCACTGGCAGATCAAAGATGACACCGAAGTTGAAGAAGGCTCCGATTTCGCTAACCGTCTCAAGAAAAACTTTAAAAAAATCAGCAATTGGGCGAGCAATAATAGCATCAGCTGTTTCAGAGTGTATGATCGTGATCTGCCGGAATATAATGTGGCTATTGATATCTATGAAAAATGGATACTGGTGCAGGAGTACATGCCTCCCGCCTCCATTGATGCTGATTTGGCCAAGAAAAGATTTTCCAATGTTTTATCCAGTCTCCGCCACATCTTCCAGATACGGAGAGACCGGATCTTTTTAAAACAACGCCGTCGTCAACGGGGCAAAAGTCAATACCAGAAAAGAGAAATAAAAATCCGCTATCATCAGGTCAGGGAGGGAGAATGCTATTTTCTGGTGAACTTCCAAAATTATCTGGACACCGGACTTTTTCTTGACCACCGTCCGCTCAGGGCGAAAATAGCCGAGCTTGCAAACGGCAAACGCTTTCTTAATTTGTTTGGTTATACAGGTGCGGCAACGGTCCATGCGGCCAAAGGCGGGGCTGCTCTGACAACCACGGTTGATCTCTCCGGTACTTACCTTGAGTGGGCCCGAAAAAATCTGGCCCTCAACGGATTGAGCCTGAAAAGGCATGAGACAATAAAACAGGACTGCCTCTCCTGGCTGAGGGAGGCCCATGGGGAATATGATCTGATTTACATTGATCCACCGACTTTTTCCAACACCAAAAAAAAGAACCTCGTCTTCGACGTCCAGCGAAGCCATGCCGAACTTATAGATCGTGCCTCAAGGCTGTTGACGGAGCATGGAGTTATCCTTTTTTCGACAAACTATAAGGGGTTCAAAATGGACAGACAGATCTTAACCGACTTTGTGCTCGGGGATATCAGCAAGGAAACCATCCCTTTTGATTTTCAGAGAAACAGATCCATCCACTCCTGCTGGAAGATAATTAAAAAGAGATGA
- a CDS encoding response regulator has product MKSLVVEDDPLSRMLLFSILSRFGECDAAENGKEAVTRVEKALELQRPYDVMFLDIIMPILSGQEALLEIRKIEREHGIKELHFLKVIMVTAMMDFENITQAFEAGHCEAYLTKPFKEEELLEHLYELKLVESDSAREKGW; this is encoded by the coding sequence ATGAAAAGTCTGGTTGTTGAAGATGATCCTCTTTCAAGGATGCTTCTGTTTTCTATCCTGTCGCGTTTCGGTGAATGCGATGCAGCTGAAAACGGCAAAGAGGCTGTTACCCGTGTGGAAAAAGCCCTTGAACTACAAAGACCCTATGATGTTATGTTTCTGGATATCATTATGCCGATCCTCAGTGGTCAGGAGGCTCTTTTGGAAATCCGGAAAATCGAAAGGGAGCATGGTATCAAGGAGCTTCATTTTCTCAAGGTGATAATGGTAACGGCCATGATGGATTTTGAAAACATCACCCAGGCCTTTGAGGCGGGGCATTGTGAGGCCTATCTTACCAAACCGTTCAAGGAAGAGGAGCTTCTCGAGCACCTTTACGAGCTTAAGTTGGTTGAGAGCGACTCTGCCCGGGAGAAAGGATGGTGA
- a CDS encoding OmpA family protein: MKIMKAKDIILTALLGSALLLGGGCAKKAVDAPGVNADGTPMTGGTDIDYPAAEGSPYSETSLGAEGTLDDTGIPVGNGARGNLSLNDEGGEKSREYKLEHGRSSVGLSPVYFSFDQAGIRPDMIDRMENNALFLKQTPDSNVVIEGNSDERGTKEYNLALGQRRAQNALEYLVNLGVENTRMRAISYGEEHPLFPEQDEFSYAQNRRVDFILE; the protein is encoded by the coding sequence ATGAAAATTATGAAAGCAAAGGACATAATCCTCACCGCACTTTTAGGTTCCGCCCTTCTTCTTGGCGGCGGCTGTGCCAAGAAGGCCGTTGATGCACCAGGAGTTAATGCGGACGGTACTCCGATGACAGGAGGTACGGATATTGACTATCCGGCCGCGGAAGGCTCGCCCTATTCAGAGACCTCACTTGGCGCCGAAGGAACACTTGACGATACCGGAATTCCTGTTGGGAATGGTGCAAGAGGCAATCTATCCCTGAACGATGAAGGGGGAGAAAAATCAAGAGAATACAAGTTGGAGCACGGCCGCTCCTCTGTGGGTCTCAGTCCTGTTTACTTCAGCTTTGACCAGGCCGGCATCCGTCCTGACATGATTGACAGGATGGAGAACAACGCACTTTTTCTCAAACAGACACCAGACTCAAATGTTGTTATAGAAGGCAACAGCGATGAAAGAGGCACCAAGGAGTATAACCTGGCCTTGGGACAGAGGCGCGCCCAGAATGCCCTGGAATATCTCGTGAATCTAGGAGTGGAAAACACCAGGATGCGGGCAATCAGCTATGGTGAGGAACATCCCCTCTTTCCGGAGCAGGATGAATTCTCCTATGCCCAAAACAGAAGGGTTGATTTTATCCTGGAATAA
- the amrA gene encoding AmmeMemoRadiSam system protein A encodes MRKLTEKQGSILLKIARAAIGKKLGEALSPPQENDPVLDEAGGTFVTLKIDNRLRGCIGNIEPVRSLRDGVRDNALNAAFEDYRFSPLSRKEFDEVEISLSVLTPASRLSYTDSKDLLKKLRPGVDGVILRHGVRSATFLPQVWEQLPETEQFLAHLCQKAGLSKECWKGGEVEVYIYQVQSFTENE; translated from the coding sequence ATGAGAAAATTGACAGAAAAACAGGGTTCAATCCTGCTTAAAATCGCCAGGGCCGCTATCGGCAAAAAACTGGGAGAGGCGCTATCGCCTCCGCAGGAGAATGATCCAGTCCTTGATGAGGCGGGAGGAACCTTTGTCACTCTTAAGATTGATAACCGGTTGCGGGGGTGTATCGGCAATATCGAACCGGTCAGGTCATTGCGGGATGGTGTCCGCGATAATGCTCTTAATGCCGCCTTTGAGGATTATAGATTTTCTCCGCTGTCCCGCAAAGAGTTTGATGAGGTAGAAATATCTCTTTCCGTTCTTACCCCGGCAAGCAGGCTTTCCTATACCGATTCCAAAGACCTGTTGAAAAAACTGCGTCCAGGAGTGGATGGGGTGATTCTCCGGCACGGCGTCCGTTCCGCCACCTTTTTGCCTCAGGTATGGGAGCAGCTTCCGGAGACAGAACAATTTCTCGCCCATCTTTGCCAAAAGGCCGGCCTGTCGAAGGAATGCTGGAAAGGCGGTGAGGTGGAAGTGTACATCTACCAGGTGCAGAGCTTTACCGAAAATGAATAA
- a CDS encoding response regulator, with product MAHHKILLVDDDPAQRKLLNMCLEQGDYSVVEAGDGEEAYRVLEREPDIRLVITDLAMPVMNGFELISKVRDSDLRYRYIIVLTSSEEQGSLVQALSLGADDYISKPIRPDEMRLRVEGGIRLLRLEIQEELILSMAKLAEYRSNETGYHLERVQYYTRALGRDLSAKHPQLNITTRLAEEFARVSPLHDIGKVAIADAILNKPGKLTGVEFEEMKKHASIGGQLLKDIYTESHSPYLKVAYEAAMYHHERYNGNGYPSGLKGEEIPVVARIVALADMYDAMTTERCYKRAFSHEKAKEIIIAERGEHLDAKMVDSFLAREGEWLAIRERFKD from the coding sequence GTGGCACATCACAAAATCTTACTTGTAGACGATGATCCAGCCCAAAGAAAGCTTCTGAATATGTGCCTCGAGCAAGGCGACTATTCTGTTGTAGAAGCCGGTGATGGAGAGGAGGCCTACAGGGTTTTAGAGAGAGAACCAGACATAAGGCTTGTTATTACCGATCTTGCCATGCCGGTAATGAATGGTTTTGAGCTGATAAGCAAAGTCAGGGATAGTGATCTCCGCTACCGTTATATCATCGTACTGACCTCTTCCGAGGAACAGGGATCGTTGGTTCAGGCCCTTTCCCTGGGTGCGGACGATTATATTTCCAAACCGATCAGGCCTGATGAAATGCGCCTCAGGGTTGAAGGTGGAATCAGGTTGCTGCGCCTGGAAATTCAGGAAGAACTGATCCTGTCGATGGCCAAACTCGCCGAATACAGGAGCAATGAAACAGGATACCATCTGGAGCGTGTTCAGTATTATACCCGGGCACTTGGAAGAGACCTCAGCGCCAAGCACCCTCAGTTGAATATCACAACAAGACTGGCCGAGGAGTTTGCCAGAGTCAGCCCTCTTCATGATATCGGCAAGGTAGCCATTGCCGATGCAATCCTTAATAAACCCGGAAAGCTGACCGGAGTGGAATTTGAAGAGATGAAAAAACATGCGAGTATCGGGGGTCAGCTCCTCAAGGATATCTATACAGAATCACACTCCCCTTATCTCAAGGTTGCCTATGAAGCAGCCATGTATCATCATGAACGCTATAACGGGAACGGATATCCGTCAGGCCTCAAAGGCGAGGAAATTCCCGTTGTCGCCCGCATCGTCGCCCTGGCCGATATGTATGATGCAATGACAACAGAGAGATGTTATAAAAGAGCTTTCAGCCATGAAAAGGCTAAAGAAATAATTATCGCCGAAAGGGGGGAGCATCTTGATGCCAAAATGGTTGACTCCTTTCTCGCCCGGGAAGGTGAATGGCTGGCTATTCGGGAAAGATTTAAGGATTGA
- a CDS encoding response regulator, translating to MKKQQELEQEIVRLKSELEFQQERNRKLEGLLTSRNGEAGLPFSDLTRSKLWSSISHEILTPMDAILGMTDLVMDTELDSDQSNYLEMINSSADRLFGVISDVIDYSQLLEGKLRRDVVNFDLFEELEYDLYIAKLSCKHKDLDFSATFSKDIPNYLNSDPARLRQVLSNIISNAIKNTDSGQVSVRIEKDGFDEKGRLLLKFSVKDSGHGLSPAIQHSIFETPLALDINGGEEKFSEGGLGMVVSARLVQLFGGEIGIESSTAEGSTFWFTWPVVNPVEMYMGELPPDMFSQVQDRSMVLRGARVLLAEDEYINASITKAFLEQAGLEVTVVSNGREALEALEKDTFQSILMDVQMPVMDGLEATAMIRKKERKKGSYTPIIALTAHAMHGDRERCLQAGMDDYLTKPLDKDQLIEMLARCMTRKALVVGSDPVNQHEIMEPLVQNGWAVILAETGRLAMYEASLSHFDMIVIDSSLPLEDGRETVKMIRKLEEFSGCRATILGMGFAGEEESRHYSDCGFDALYTRSVMEKELKKRVEHFN from the coding sequence ATGAAAAAACAACAGGAACTGGAACAGGAAATAGTCAGACTGAAATCCGAACTCGAATTTCAGCAGGAGAGGAACAGGAAGCTTGAAGGTTTGCTGACCAGCCGAAATGGCGAGGCGGGCCTGCCGTTCTCAGATCTGACCAGAAGTAAGCTCTGGTCAAGCATCAGTCATGAAATCCTCACACCCATGGATGCAATTCTGGGTATGACGGATCTTGTTATGGACACGGAGCTGGACAGCGATCAAAGCAATTATCTGGAAATGATCAACTCTTCGGCTGATCGCCTTTTTGGGGTTATCAGCGATGTTATCGATTACTCCCAGCTGCTCGAGGGTAAACTGCGGCGCGATGTGGTGAATTTCGATTTATTTGAAGAGCTTGAATATGATCTATATATCGCAAAACTCTCCTGCAAACACAAAGACCTGGATTTTTCCGCAACCTTTTCAAAAGACATACCCAACTATCTCAACAGTGACCCTGCCAGGCTGCGCCAGGTTCTCAGTAATATAATCAGCAATGCCATCAAGAATACCGATTCAGGTCAGGTTTCGGTCAGGATAGAGAAAGATGGTTTCGATGAGAAGGGCAGGCTTCTTCTGAAGTTCTCGGTAAAAGATTCAGGCCACGGTTTATCTCCGGCAATACAGCATTCCATTTTCGAAACACCCCTGGCTCTCGATATCAACGGAGGGGAGGAAAAATTTAGCGAAGGCGGTCTGGGCATGGTTGTCTCGGCAAGACTGGTGCAGCTTTTCGGCGGTGAGATAGGAATTGAGAGCAGCACCGCTGAAGGTTCGACTTTCTGGTTCACCTGGCCTGTGGTAAACCCTGTTGAAATGTATATGGGAGAATTGCCTCCGGATATGTTCAGTCAGGTGCAGGACAGGAGCATGGTGTTGCGCGGGGCCAGGGTTCTGCTGGCAGAGGATGAATATATCAATGCCTCCATCACCAAGGCCTTTCTGGAACAGGCGGGCCTTGAAGTGACGGTTGTTTCAAACGGCAGGGAAGCCTTGGAGGCCTTGGAAAAAGACACCTTTCAGTCAATACTGATGGATGTGCAGATGCCGGTGATGGATGGTCTGGAGGCTACGGCCATGATCCGCAAAAAAGAGCGCAAAAAGGGAAGCTACACTCCTATTATCGCCCTGACGGCCCATGCCATGCATGGTGACAGGGAAAGATGCCTGCAAGCCGGTATGGATGACTATCTCACCAAGCCCCTTGATAAGGATCAGCTGATCGAAATGCTCGCCCGGTGCATGACCAGAAAAGCTCTGGTGGTAGGAAGTGATCCTGTGAACCAGCATGAAATAATGGAACCACTGGTTCAAAACGGCTGGGCAGTGATACTTGCCGAGACCGGGAGGCTGGCCATGTATGAGGCATCGCTGTCCCACTTCGATATGATTGTGATCGATTCATCCCTGCCGCTCGAAGACGGTCGGGAGACGGTGAAGATGATCCGCAAACTCGAGGAGTTTTCCGGCTGCCGTGCCACGATTCTGGGAATGGGGTTTGCCGGGGAAGAAGAGAGTCGTCATTATAGCGATTGCGGTTTTGATGCGTTGTACACCCGCTCAGTAATGGAAAAAGAATTGAAAAAGAGAGTTGAGCATTTTAATTAG